In a genomic window of Thermoprotei archaeon:
- a CDS encoding ABC transporter ATP-binding protein: MIDVKNLTKIYGNKIVALDNVTFSSSANTVCLLGRNGAGKTTLLRILSTQLLPTSGIAEIEGYDVVKEPDKIRKIIASIPQESRPIGIANPLEHVVMYLTARGYSLKDAFSVARRSLKEVGLWDVATIPTDELSGGMKRKVFVAMAIASNAEVVLLDEPTLGLDPISRLEVWSILKHLNSKLILTTHYMEEAKELAQEIIVIHKGKIVAKGTINELLKPFDGKVRVESSSGDYKIGSSYISYVTVDKAKEFIGKDNVVIKTITLEDLLIINGMEAD, translated from the coding sequence GTGATCGATGTAAAAAACCTTACAAAAATATATGGAAATAAAATAGTGGCGCTAGATAATGTTACTTTTTCCTCTTCTGCTAATACAGTATGTTTGCTTGGAAGAAATGGTGCGGGTAAAACAACTTTACTAAGAATACTTTCAACACAACTATTACCAACATCAGGAATAGCAGAAATAGAGGGCTATGATGTAGTCAAAGAGCCTGATAAGATAAGAAAGATAATAGCCAGCATACCTCAAGAATCTAGACCGATTGGTATTGCTAACCCTTTAGAGCATGTAGTTATGTATTTGACAGCAAGAGGGTATTCCCTTAAAGATGCTTTTAGCGTTGCAAGGAGAAGTTTAAAAGAGGTCGGATTATGGGATGTTGCTACAATACCTACTGATGAACTTTCTGGTGGCATGAAAAGGAAAGTTTTTGTTGCTATGGCTATAGCTTCCAATGCAGAAGTTGTTTTGTTAGATGAACCAACTTTAGGATTGGACCCTATCTCTCGATTAGAAGTCTGGTCCATACTAAAACATCTAAATTCTAAACTCATATTAACTACACATTATATGGAAGAAGCCAAAGAACTCGCTCAGGAAATTATTGTTATCCACAAAGGAAAAATTGTAGCAAAAGGAACAATTAACGAATTATTAAAGCCGTTTGATGGTAAAGTAAGAGTGGAAAGCAGCAGTGGAGATTATAAAATAGGGAGCAGCTATATAAGTTATGTTACTGTCGATAAAGCTAAAGAATTCATTGGAAAAGATAATGTAGTAATCAAAACAATTACTTTGGAAGACTTGCTCATAATAAACGGAATGGAGGCTGATTAG
- a CDS encoding ABC transporter permease has product MAYSRIRFIITFAWFYGYSSLKRGYVYVATYMITPLSVLFLIYVISRGELLPYAILGGLLSVITMNSLSLVADVTFLRLELKLQDLLVSTFVKPLDYLMGHMLSNLIFSVPGILVYILLGIFYGMFDSIKVLWLIFTLTPLLISSSALAFFISTFIPHVRHSWGVASFLSIIFTIIPPLYYPANLIPVTFLYPLMISPSTSAALILQSVFELYKTDIIANYTILIVETILYLLLALKFSRWRSV; this is encoded by the coding sequence ATGGCTTACAGCAGAATAAGATTCATAATTACGTTCGCATGGTTCTATGGCTACTCAAGCCTTAAACGAGGATACGTCTATGTAGCAACCTATATGATAACGCCTCTTTCAGTACTATTTCTAATCTATGTAATTTCTAGGGGTGAACTACTTCCATACGCCATACTTGGAGGATTACTCTCAGTTATAACGATGAACTCACTCTCACTGGTAGCTGATGTAACATTTCTAAGACTTGAATTAAAATTACAAGATTTGTTAGTGTCCACGTTCGTAAAACCATTGGATTATCTGATGGGACATATGCTAAGTAACTTAATCTTTTCTGTACCTGGTATACTAGTATACATTTTACTTGGGATATTTTACGGAATGTTCGATTCTATAAAAGTTTTATGGCTTATCTTTACACTAACACCACTTCTTATCTCATCTTCAGCTTTAGCATTTTTCATATCAACGTTTATACCTCACGTCAGACATTCATGGGGGGTTGCAAGTTTCCTTTCAATAATTTTCACAATAATTCCACCCCTTTATTATCCAGCAAATTTAATTCCTGTAACATTTCTTTACCCCTTAATGATCTCCCCGTCAACATCAGCAGCCTTAATCCTACAATCCGTATTTGAACTCTACAAAACAGATATCATAGCTAACTATACAATTCTGATAGTTGAGACTATATTATACTTATTACTAGCACTCAAATTTTCACGATGGCGTTCAGTTTAA
- a CDS encoding aromatic amino acid ammonia-lyase codes for MIMIGNELGIRDIINVSRKLEKVSLSEDARNKIRRSRRILEQLISSNVKIYGVNTGLGELYNVSVKPDDIVNESINLLIEHAMGIGESAPKDWVRATILIRAHQLSLGYSGVRETIVDQLLEFLNKNVIPVVPKYGSVGASGDLAPLSHIALALVGKGYVQISNSITTSEEALKKLGIEPLKLSYKEAISLINGTSYSAGVSILGLYDSLELVKAFIAIFTLILDSINTNISPCTTIVNSIKKHKGQLAVAKTIEKMLKDKEINIINRVQDPYSIRCIPQIVGPILDSLLWSISNVINEINSASDNPVIINSSSHSSCHFHGEYIALSTDLANESMTILGNLIERLITQLLRADINKISNYLAKSPSSVGYMITQYTAASLTSKLRELAVPSTIHNIPTSGVQEDVNSMSANSAVKLHEVNLIISQLISILALITYLISKDKKLTAQTQKIYETIKASVENAHTFQDTIKKLGNVTSELAEMIQLENVP; via the coding sequence ATGATTATGATAGGTAATGAATTAGGGATTCGTGATATTATTAATGTATCTCGAAAATTAGAGAAAGTTTCATTAAGCGAAGACGCTCGAAATAAGATTAGAAGATCTCGAAGGATTCTTGAGCAATTGATATCATCCAATGTGAAAATCTATGGTGTAAATACAGGACTTGGTGAATTATACAATGTCTCTGTAAAACCTGATGATATTGTTAATGAATCAATTAACTTATTAATCGAACACGCAATGGGTATTGGTGAATCAGCTCCAAAGGATTGGGTTAGAGCCACTATATTAATTCGTGCACATCAACTTTCCTTAGGATACAGTGGGGTTAGAGAAACCATAGTTGATCAGTTGCTAGAATTTCTTAATAAGAACGTGATACCTGTTGTGCCTAAATACGGCAGTGTAGGAGCCAGTGGAGACCTTGCACCACTATCTCATATAGCACTGGCATTAGTTGGCAAAGGTTATGTTCAAATTAGTAACTCAATAACAACTTCTGAAGAAGCACTAAAAAAATTAGGAATAGAACCGTTAAAACTTAGCTACAAAGAAGCAATATCTCTAATAAACGGAACAAGCTACAGCGCAGGAGTATCAATACTAGGCTTATATGACTCTCTAGAACTAGTCAAAGCATTCATAGCAATATTCACTTTAATACTAGACTCCATCAACACAAACATATCACCATGCACGACTATCGTAAACTCAATAAAAAAGCATAAAGGACAATTGGCAGTAGCCAAAACAATAGAGAAAATGTTAAAGGATAAAGAAATTAACATTATTAATCGTGTGCAAGATCCGTATTCGATAAGATGTATACCACAAATAGTTGGACCTATTTTAGATTCTTTACTATGGAGTATAAGCAACGTCATAAACGAGATTAACTCAGCCAGTGATAACCCAGTAATCATTAATAGTAGTTCTCATAGCTCATGTCACTTTCACGGAGAATACATAGCATTATCAACAGATCTAGCCAACGAATCGATGACAATACTAGGCAACTTAATCGAAAGACTCATAACACAATTGCTCAGAGCCGACATAAACAAGATCAGTAATTATCTTGCCAAAAGTCCATCAAGCGTTGGTTACATGATCACACAATATACTGCCGCATCTTTAACTAGTAAACTTAGAGAATTAGCAGTACCATCAACAATACATAACATACCAACAAGTGGGGTTCAAGAAGATGTAAATTCCATGAGCGCCAACTCTGCAGTAAAACTCCATGAAGTAAACCTAATAATCAGCCAACTAATCTCAATATTAGCACTGATTACCTATTTAATATCAAAAGACAAAAAACTAACAGCACAAACACAAAAAATATATGAAACAATAAAAGCCTCTGTGGAAAACGCACACACCTTTCAAGATACAATTAAAAAATTAGGTAATGTGACAAGTGAATTAGCAGAAATGATACAATTAGAAAATGTTCCATGA